A region from the uncultured Macellibacteroides sp. genome encodes:
- a CDS encoding helix-turn-helix transcriptional regulator: MNNTIRIERAIKKMTQQQLAELVQVSRQTINTVELGKYIPSTVLALKIAKVFEKNVDDIFLLEESDWD; encoded by the coding sequence ATGAATAATACAATACGAATAGAACGAGCAATAAAAAAAATGACTCAACAACAATTAGCTGAATTGGTTCAGGTGAGCCGGCAGACAATAAATACAGTTGAGTTGGGTAAATATATTCCATCAACTGTTTTGGCTCTTAAAATAGCGAAAGTGTTTGAAAAGAATGTGGATGATATCTTCCTGCTTGAGGAAAGTGACTGGGATTGA
- a CDS encoding ABC transporter permease has product MKNSILALRSLLKKGQNNHIKILSLGVGLAMGLVLIAKICFEYSYDNFYPDNNRIYQLQESVSLKNEADKVYGQVSGGVAPGMKAEIPEVEAATRVDNQLGDCVFFDKDKNKYSAQFLFADTAFYDVFPRPVLLGNVQETLGRPGYAIVSRTMAETIGKGESVIGKSIQLDNFPGRIITIGAVFEDVPENTHLKYDVAISMVSFKSFHQFDSTEGWLGSDRYLGYVKLAQGVTPEKIAPSLRSMQERHQDLVEMQKSGVDFYYSLLPLTEVHSGKPEAKRMSVLLGLLAFALMFTAVMNYILIVLSSLVTRSKVIAIHKCYGATGKNIRGMVLSETFLHLLVSLLLAIFMLFLFRGTVEEILDTSLGALLTFQSSLILAGVCLLVLGFTGLVPAHFFIRIPVASAFRKYKESRRNWKLGLLFIQFLATAFLITLLVIIGLQYNLMVNDDPGYSYENLLYSYTGGVSDSDRQKALDELRALPEVESAASCNTLPVYSGSGNNVFIPGNDQQLFNINDLYFADENYLKLMNIKLVAGIDFNKETSQPDHVMVSQSFSDKISGLLNWKDGVLGKTFIITEHGTVTVTGIYANIRASSISNPDNRPTVLFYKDTPSEYLLVKLHRLSSDNIQKVSEVLEESMPGKDIVVTPYKSSMIDLYKDARLFRNSVLIGGIVTLLIALIGLIGYTNDEIHRRSAEIAVRKINGATIQNIQRLFLKDILRIALPAIVLGGGVAAYAATEWMEDFSEKTEFSPLLFFACGLVVLLIILSIVSINSFKASVQNPIKWLRNS; this is encoded by the coding sequence ATGAAGAATAGTATATTGGCTTTACGTTCCCTTTTAAAAAAGGGTCAGAATAACCACATTAAAATACTGTCACTTGGGGTAGGGTTGGCCATGGGTTTGGTACTTATTGCTAAAATATGTTTTGAGTACAGCTACGATAACTTTTATCCGGATAACAACCGCATTTATCAATTGCAGGAAAGTGTATCATTGAAAAATGAAGCAGACAAAGTGTACGGACAGGTAAGCGGAGGTGTAGCTCCCGGTATGAAAGCCGAAATACCAGAAGTTGAGGCGGCAACACGTGTGGATAATCAGCTGGGAGATTGTGTGTTTTTTGATAAAGACAAAAACAAATATAGTGCGCAATTTTTATTTGCCGATACGGCTTTTTACGATGTATTTCCCCGTCCGGTACTACTAGGTAATGTGCAAGAAACATTGGGACGCCCGGGCTATGCCATTGTTTCACGCACGATGGCCGAAACCATTGGTAAAGGAGAAAGTGTAATTGGTAAATCAATTCAGCTTGATAATTTTCCAGGAAGAATTATTACTATTGGGGCTGTTTTTGAGGATGTGCCGGAAAACACTCATCTGAAGTATGACGTGGCAATTTCTATGGTCTCCTTTAAGTCATTTCATCAATTTGACAGTACAGAAGGATGGCTTGGAAGCGATCGATATCTGGGATACGTGAAGCTTGCGCAAGGAGTAACACCTGAAAAGATTGCCCCTTCATTACGTAGTATGCAGGAGCGCCATCAGGATTTGGTTGAAATGCAGAAATCAGGGGTTGATTTTTATTATAGTTTATTGCCTCTGACGGAGGTACATAGTGGAAAACCGGAAGCTAAACGGATGTCTGTTCTACTGGGCCTATTAGCTTTTGCCCTTATGTTTACAGCAGTTATGAATTATATTTTGATTGTTTTATCTTCGCTGGTAACCAGGAGTAAAGTAATAGCCATACATAAATGTTACGGAGCTACCGGAAAGAATATCAGAGGAATGGTACTGTCCGAAACGTTTTTACATTTATTGGTTTCCTTACTGCTTGCCATATTCATGTTGTTCCTGTTTCGCGGTACTGTCGAAGAAATACTGGATACTTCACTTGGAGCCTTGTTAACATTTCAATCTTCACTGATACTTGCCGGAGTCTGTTTACTAGTGCTTGGCTTTACCGGCCTTGTACCTGCACACTTTTTTATACGTATTCCGGTAGCTTCGGCATTTCGTAAATACAAAGAATCGCGGAGAAACTGGAAATTAGGTCTGCTGTTTATCCAGTTTCTGGCAACAGCTTTTCTTATAACACTTCTAGTGATTATAGGCCTGCAATATAATCTGATGGTAAATGATGATCCGGGTTATTCGTATGAAAATCTGCTTTACTCCTACACCGGAGGCGTTTCAGATTCAGACAGACAAAAAGCGCTTGACGAACTTCGTGCGCTTCCCGAAGTAGAATCTGCAGCTTCATGTAATACACTCCCGGTTTATTCCGGTTCAGGAAATAATGTTTTTATTCCGGGCAACGACCAGCAGTTATTTAATATAAATGATTTATATTTTGCCGACGAGAATTATCTGAAGCTAATGAACATAAAATTGGTTGCTGGTATAGATTTCAATAAAGAAACATCTCAACCAGATCACGTAATGGTTAGCCAGTCTTTTTCTGATAAGATTTCGGGGCTTCTTAACTGGAAAGATGGAGTATTAGGTAAAACATTCATTATAACAGAGCATGGCACGGTTACAGTTACAGGAATTTATGCTAATATTCGTGCCAGCTCTATTAGCAATCCTGACAATCGGCCTACAGTGCTATTTTATAAAGATACACCTTCCGAATATTTATTAGTAAAGCTTCATCGGTTAAGTTCGGATAATATACAGAAAGTATCGGAAGTACTAGAAGAATCTATGCCCGGCAAGGATATTGTAGTTACACCATACAAAAGTAGTATGATAGATCTATATAAAGATGCCCGATTATTCAGAAACTCGGTACTAATAGGTGGAATTGTTACATTATTAATTGCATTGATAGGTTTAATAGGGTATACAAACGATGAAATACATCGCAGAAGCGCCGAAATAGCTGTCCGTAAAATAAACGGAGCTACGATACAAAATATTCAGCGCCTCTTTCTAAAGGATATTCTGCGAATAGCTCTTCCTGCCATTGTATTGGGAGGAGGTGTCGCGGCCTATGCAGCCACGGAATGGATGGAAGACTTTTCAGAAAAGACTGAATTTTCGCCGCTTTTGTTCTTTGCCTGTGGGTTGGTCGTCTTACTGATTATACTTTCGATAGTGAGTATAAACAGTTTTAAGGCATCTGTCCAAAATCCAATTAAATGGTTGAGAAATTCGTAA
- a CDS encoding TolC family protein, with protein MKRFFLLSVLVLSSGNLANAQEGVWSLDACMRYAVENSPKTKQQALIIINNKYDQQSAVASLFPSIGGSVGLQTNFGRSIDPETNTYSNSSNLSNGYELSASLPLFDSGQLINKLKVSKIARMNGVAEAQRIADQQALSTMQAYTDAVYYRKAIEMAKQKLQESNSTLHKARRMEELGLKGKADVAQIEAQMAEDDYNLTHMKNMYDASVITLKDFMNYPVDQTLDVDTLLAESAPTYNTDEEMPAIYEVALKLNPQAIQSEYKLRTSKLERVIARAKLFPSLSLFGGINTYYNKTLTGENNMPAFGTQFRNNFGQWVGISMSIPIFDGLTKRTALNKARVNSKIAEYQREETLRQLQTEIEKALQDREGYAKETVQMEKQVKANEVAYQVTFRKFESGLLSAIDLQTSGNKLLQSQANLLQTKLKYILKCRLVDYYKGIPIIETK; from the coding sequence ATGAAAAGATTTTTCCTACTATCTGTTCTAGTTCTCTCTTCCGGCAATTTAGCGAATGCGCAGGAGGGGGTGTGGAGTCTGGACGCTTGCATGCGCTACGCCGTGGAAAATAGTCCAAAAACTAAACAACAGGCTTTGATAATTATAAATAATAAGTACGATCAACAATCGGCCGTAGCATCCCTTTTTCCTTCTATTGGAGGATCGGTTGGTCTACAAACCAATTTTGGTCGTTCTATTGATCCGGAAACCAATACATATTCAAATAGTTCCAATTTGAGTAATGGATATGAATTAAGTGCCTCACTTCCACTTTTTGACTCAGGACAACTAATTAATAAACTAAAAGTAAGTAAAATTGCCCGTATGAACGGAGTCGCAGAAGCTCAACGTATAGCCGATCAACAGGCCCTTTCAACTATGCAGGCTTATACAGATGCAGTATATTACCGTAAAGCTATTGAGATGGCAAAACAAAAACTACAGGAAAGCAATAGTACTTTGCATAAGGCTCGTCGTATGGAAGAACTTGGACTTAAAGGAAAAGCTGATGTCGCTCAAATAGAAGCGCAAATGGCAGAAGATGATTATAATCTTACACATATGAAAAATATGTACGATGCATCCGTGATCACATTAAAGGATTTTATGAATTACCCTGTAGATCAAACGTTGGATGTTGATACTCTATTGGCAGAATCGGCACCGACGTATAATACTGATGAAGAAATGCCCGCTATTTATGAGGTAGCTTTAAAATTGAATCCGCAGGCTATTCAATCTGAGTATAAACTCCGCACATCGAAACTCGAACGCGTTATAGCCAGGGCTAAATTATTTCCTTCCCTTAGCTTATTCGGCGGAATTAATACATACTATAATAAAACACTTACCGGCGAAAATAACATGCCGGCTTTTGGAACTCAATTCCGGAATAACTTTGGACAATGGGTCGGAATAAGTATGAGTATCCCTATCTTCGATGGATTAACTAAACGTACTGCATTAAACAAAGCGCGTGTAAATAGTAAGATAGCCGAATACCAGCGGGAAGAAACGCTCCGGCAATTACAAACGGAAATAGAGAAAGCGCTTCAGGATCGCGAAGGGTACGCCAAAGAAACCGTACAAATGGAAAAACAAGTTAAGGCAAACGAGGTGGCATATCAGGTTACCTTCCGCAAGTTTGAGAGTGGTTTATTAAGTGCGATTGATCTGCAGACAAGTGGAAATAAGCTACTTCAGTCTCAGGCAAATTTACTTCAAACAAAGCTAAAATATATTCTCAAATGTCGTTTGGTCGATTATTATAAAGGAATTCCGATCATTGAAACAAAATAA
- the rpsB gene encoding 30S ribosomal protein S2 gives MSRVNFDQLLEAGVHFGHLKRKWNPAMAPYIFMERNGIHIIDLYKTVAKVDEAAEILKQMAKAGKKVLFVATKKQAKQTVADKAASVGMPYIIERWAGGMLTNFPTIRKAIKKMTTIDKMTKDGTFDNLSKREKLQINRQRAKLEKTLGSIADLTRLPSALFVVDVMKEHIAVREANRLGIPVFAMVDTNSNPNNIDFVIPANDDATKSVEVILGAICEAMNEGLQERKAEKIDTEAAGEGEAPKRERKAKAGVKRTKKEDEEALNARVVGKFVKDIEE, from the coding sequence ATGTCAAGAGTTAATTTTGATCAGTTATTAGAAGCCGGCGTTCACTTCGGACACTTAAAAAGAAAGTGGAACCCAGCTATGGCTCCTTATATTTTTATGGAGCGCAATGGTATTCATATCATTGATTTATATAAAACAGTTGCTAAAGTAGACGAAGCTGCCGAAATCTTAAAACAAATGGCTAAGGCCGGTAAGAAAGTACTTTTCGTTGCTACCAAAAAACAAGCTAAACAAACCGTTGCTGACAAGGCTGCTTCTGTAGGCATGCCTTATATTATCGAAAGATGGGCTGGTGGTATGCTTACCAACTTCCCAACTATCCGTAAGGCCATCAAGAAGATGACCACGATCGATAAAATGACAAAGGACGGTACATTTGATAATCTTTCAAAAAGAGAAAAACTTCAGATTAATCGTCAGCGTGCTAAGCTGGAAAAAACATTAGGTTCTATTGCAGACCTAACTCGTTTACCTTCTGCTTTGTTCGTTGTTGATGTAATGAAAGAACATATTGCTGTTCGTGAAGCTAACCGTTTGGGTATACCTGTATTCGCTATGGTGGATACAAACTCTAACCCTAACAATATTGACTTCGTAATCCCTGCTAATGATGATGCTACAAAATCGGTAGAAGTTATTCTTGGCGCAATTTGCGAAGCAATGAACGAAGGTTTGCAGGAACGTAAGGCAGAAAAGATTGATACCGAAGCTGCAGGCGAAGGCGAAGCTCCTAAAAGAGAACGCAAAGCGAAGGCTGGTGTTAAGAGAACGAAAAAAGAAGACGAAGAAGCGTTGAATGCGCGGGTTGTTGGAAAGTTCGTTAAGGATATAGAAGAATAA
- a CDS encoding ABC transporter ATP-binding protein, whose product MLRIENLCKTFYTEEVETIALNQVSLEIQSGEFVAIMGPSGCGKSTLLNVLGLLDNPTEGKYYLLDKEVGHLREKERTQFRKGNIGFVFQSFNLIDELNVYENVELPLTYLKIKSSDRKEKVNEILKRMNISHRASHFPQQLSGGQQQRVAIARAVVASPKLILADEPTGNLDSKNGAEVMALLTELNKEGTTIIMVTHSKHDASFAHRTINLFDGSIVNNLEL is encoded by the coding sequence ATGTTACGCATTGAAAATTTATGTAAAACGTTTTATACGGAAGAGGTTGAAACAATTGCACTTAATCAAGTATCACTCGAAATTCAATCCGGAGAGTTTGTTGCTATTATGGGGCCTTCGGGTTGCGGTAAATCAACTTTACTTAATGTACTGGGTTTGTTAGATAATCCTACAGAAGGTAAGTATTATTTACTGGATAAAGAAGTAGGTCATTTAAGGGAAAAGGAACGAACTCAATTCCGGAAGGGAAACATCGGTTTTGTGTTCCAAAGTTTTAATCTTATTGACGAACTTAACGTATATGAAAATGTGGAATTACCGCTTACTTATTTGAAAATCAAATCTTCCGACCGGAAAGAAAAAGTGAACGAAATTCTGAAAAGAATGAATATAAGTCATCGTGCCAGTCACTTTCCTCAGCAACTATCCGGTGGCCAGCAGCAACGTGTTGCGATTGCCCGCGCAGTTGTAGCCTCACCGAAGTTAATTCTGGCAGACGAACCTACGGGTAATTTGGATAGTAAAAACGGAGCCGAGGTGATGGCGTTGCTTACGGAATTGAACAAAGAAGGCACTACCATCATTATGGTAACTCACTCTAAACACGATGCCTCTTTTGCTCACCGAACAATCAATCTGTTTGATGGAAGTATTGTAAATAATCTTGAATTATAG
- a CDS encoding GNAT family N-acetyltransferase, translated as MNIISVRKQPQYAEQIITYLQKCWNSVSPIIYSDCISHCIDASNPLPQWYVLEKEGEFLGCAGLITNDFISRMDLYPWLCALFIEKSQRGNGYGQILIEKAKEDAKMYGFSNLYLCTNHIGYYEKYGFKYIGDGYHPWGEQSRIYEIII; from the coding sequence ATGAACATAATATCAGTAAGAAAACAACCCCAGTATGCAGAGCAAATAATTACATATCTGCAAAAGTGCTGGAATAGTGTGTCGCCAATAATATATAGCGACTGTATAAGCCACTGTATAGATGCTTCAAATCCGCTACCTCAGTGGTATGTATTAGAAAAAGAAGGAGAATTTCTAGGATGTGCAGGATTAATTACAAATGATTTTATCAGTCGGATGGATTTGTACCCGTGGCTCTGTGCGTTATTCATTGAGAAGAGTCAAAGAGGTAACGGATATGGGCAGATACTTATCGAAAAAGCCAAAGAAGATGCTAAAATGTATGGATTTTCAAACTTGTACCTGTGTACCAACCACATTGGATATTATGAGAAATATGGGTTCAAATATATCGGGGATGGTTATCATCCTTGGGGTGAACAATCACGAATATACGAGATAATTATATAA
- a CDS encoding porin family protein, producing MKKILLLCIVLLMMVPVYAQVSYGLRAGIGSSALVQKVDGTPTSGARLGFSVAGMVDIPLYRRFSLRPEIALVNQGGSYSSFESGTTATKHSCYYYSLQFPVNVVYTIPINEVKLGVAVGPVLDFSLFGNMKAGETDYDIKFGQAQESDLKPFDLGVNVGLNAIYKNVFFGINSTCGTLDRLAEKPQGASSVFQNNITFSLGYFFR from the coding sequence ATGAAAAAAATACTGCTGCTTTGTATTGTGCTGCTGATGATGGTACCTGTTTATGCTCAGGTATCTTATGGATTAAGAGCTGGTATTGGATCGTCTGCTCTTGTTCAAAAGGTGGATGGTACTCCTACTTCTGGTGCCCGCTTGGGATTTAGTGTTGCTGGCATGGTGGATATACCTTTGTACCGTCGTTTTTCTTTGCGTCCGGAAATTGCGTTGGTTAATCAGGGAGGATCTTATTCTTCTTTCGAAAGTGGTACTACTGCAACCAAACATTCTTGTTATTACTACTCATTGCAGTTCCCGGTAAATGTAGTGTATACTATCCCTATTAATGAAGTAAAATTGGGAGTTGCTGTGGGACCTGTTCTAGACTTTTCTCTTTTTGGAAATATGAAGGCCGGTGAAACAGATTATGATATTAAATTCGGACAAGCCCAAGAGAGCGACTTGAAGCCCTTTGACCTGGGAGTTAATGTAGGGTTGAATGCAATTTATAAGAATGTTTTTTTTGGTATAAATTCTACTTGTGGAACATTAGACAGGCTAGCCGAAAAACCTCAGGGAGCCTCATCAGTTTTTCAGAATAATATAACCTTCTCTTTGGGCTATTTTTTTCGTTAG
- the rpsI gene encoding 30S ribosomal protein S9, whose protein sequence is MEVVNAIGRRKAAVARVFVSEGTGKITINKRDLGTYFPSTILQFIVKQPLAKLNVAEQYDIRINLDGGGFKGQSEAARLAIARALIKINPEDKSALRSEGFVTRDPRTVERKKPGQPKARKRFQFSKR, encoded by the coding sequence ATGGAAGTAGTAAATGCAATAGGAAGACGTAAAGCTGCAGTTGCTCGCGTATTCGTTAGCGAAGGAACAGGAAAGATTACAATCAATAAACGTGATCTTGGAACTTACTTCCCTTCAACTATTCTTCAGTTTATTGTTAAGCAGCCTTTGGCAAAATTGAACGTTGCAGAACAATATGACATTAGAATTAATCTTGATGGTGGTGGTTTTAAGGGTCAGTCTGAAGCAGCTCGTTTGGCAATTGCCCGCGCTTTGATTAAGATCAATCCAGAAGACAAGTCTGCTTTAAGATCTGAAGGCTTTGTTACCCGTGACCCACGTACAGTTGAACGTAAGAAACCGGGACAACCAAAAGCACGCAAGAGATTCCAGTTCAGCAAACGTTAA
- a CDS encoding HlyD family efflux transporter periplasmic adaptor subunit — MDIQLEKKKGLKKKHIPYVAGGMLFLALVLWIIFGNHASSLKVDARSLSIGKVTHEQFNDFVRVNGQVQPITIIQLSPEEGGIVQERLVEEGTTVQKGQIIIRLSNSSLDLSILNSEAELAEKQNFLRNTQVTMEQEKLSIRQEKLQLDLDIKRKLRAFQQQEQLYKEELIAREEYLQAKEDYELAREKRTLVIERQKQDSLYRSVQVDQMEDNLANMRRNVLLIRERKENLNIKSPINGELGLLDVVLGQSISMGQKIGQINDLSDFKIEALVDEHYIDRVKQGLSATFDRQDAQYALRVRKVFPEVRDGKFRTEFIFEGTRPDNIRSGQTYYINLELGQPSDAILIPKGSFFQSTGGSWIFVLDPSGKKAYRRKIKIGRQNPQYYEVTEGLEAGEKVVVSSYESYKDNEILILE; from the coding sequence ATGGATATTCAACTAGAAAAGAAAAAAGGACTTAAGAAGAAGCATATTCCTTATGTAGCGGGTGGAATGCTATTTTTAGCTCTGGTGCTCTGGATTATATTTGGCAATCATGCTTCCTCATTAAAAGTCGATGCCCGCTCTCTGAGCATTGGTAAGGTTACGCATGAACAATTTAACGATTTTGTTCGTGTAAACGGACAAGTTCAACCAATTACGATTATTCAACTTAGTCCGGAAGAAGGCGGTATTGTTCAGGAAAGGCTAGTGGAAGAGGGAACGACTGTTCAAAAAGGTCAGATAATTATCCGCCTTAGCAACTCTAGTCTGGATCTTTCCATTCTGAACAGTGAGGCAGAGTTGGCAGAAAAACAAAACTTTTTGCGTAATACTCAGGTAACTATGGAGCAAGAGAAGCTTAGCATTCGTCAGGAAAAACTACAGCTTGATCTGGATATAAAACGTAAACTGCGCGCTTTTCAGCAACAGGAACAACTTTACAAGGAAGAATTGATTGCTCGCGAAGAGTACTTGCAGGCAAAAGAAGATTATGAGTTGGCAAGAGAAAAAAGAACGTTGGTAATAGAACGTCAGAAGCAGGATTCATTGTATCGTTCGGTGCAGGTAGACCAAATGGAAGATAATTTGGCAAATATGCGTCGCAATGTATTATTAATCCGCGAACGGAAGGAAAATTTAAATATTAAGTCTCCTATTAACGGCGAGTTGGGCTTGCTGGATGTAGTACTCGGACAGAGTATTTCCATGGGACAGAAAATAGGACAGATTAATGATTTGTCGGATTTTAAGATTGAAGCGTTGGTAGACGAACATTACATTGATCGGGTAAAACAGGGCTTGAGCGCTACGTTTGATCGCCAGGATGCACAATATGCTTTACGAGTACGGAAAGTCTTTCCCGAAGTTCGCGACGGAAAGTTCCGTACCGAATTTATTTTTGAAGGAACGCGGCCAGATAACATTCGAAGTGGTCAAACCTACTACATTAACCTTGAACTGGGCCAGCCATCAGATGCCATTCTTATTCCTAAGGGAAGCTTCTTCCAAAGTACCGGAGGTAGCTGGATATTTGTGCTCGACCCCAGTGGAAAGAAGGCTTACCGTCGTAAAATAAAAATAGGTCGCCAGAATCCACAATATTATGAAGTAACCGAAGGCCTCGAAGCCGGAGAAAAAGTAGTTGTATCGAGTTACGAGAGTTATAAGGATAATGAAATCCTGATTCTTGAATAA
- a CDS encoding family 43 glycosylhydrolase, producing the protein MRKQICLLICFVALCCNVGAQKSASFSNPVIKGDLADPSVIRVGKTYYLSATSSEWAPFYPVYSSDDLVNWKQIGHVFPKLPEWLSSSFWAPELYYHNNQFYAYYTARRKSDGVSVIGVATSKDPASGFKDHGLIIEHGKEAIDAFVFEDNGQLYISWKAYGLDNRPIELLCSKLSNDGLRLEGNPFMLLRDDDHTMMEGQSIFKKDGYYYLLYAVNGCCGPKSDYAVYAARSKELMGPYEKCPANPILAGGDGFLSCGHGTMTTTPDGRMFYICHAYLSGAEFYGGRQPILEEMKVGVDGWIHFSSGNVPAKKLTVPFSQTVQQPVSDFEDTFEGNKLANEWTWNYAISDVKAEMKNGNLLLSGKSTAGTSVSSALCVRPVSPDYSIETQVINQNQSFKGLTFYGDDKNLIVYGCKENKLVLKQVKDGAESTVSEITLPAAKLFLKMKVTEGCLATFFWSKDGFNWKSLPDTINSADYSYLVRWDRVARPGLIHYGDSKDPAKFSYFKMNVDSRI; encoded by the coding sequence ATGAGAAAACAAATTTGTTTATTGATTTGCTTTGTAGCATTGTGTTGTAATGTCGGCGCCCAAAAGTCGGCTTCTTTTAGTAACCCTGTTATAAAGGGCGATTTAGCAGATCCTTCTGTTATTAGAGTTGGAAAGACCTATTACCTTTCGGCAACGTCTTCGGAGTGGGCGCCATTTTATCCGGTTTATTCATCGGACGATCTGGTGAATTGGAAGCAGATCGGGCATGTTTTCCCTAAACTGCCGGAGTGGCTATCGTCTTCCTTTTGGGCTCCCGAATTGTATTATCACAACAATCAGTTTTACGCTTATTATACGGCCCGCAGAAAATCGGATGGTGTATCTGTTATCGGTGTTGCCACATCCAAAGATCCAGCCTCAGGATTCAAGGATCATGGACTAATCATCGAGCATGGTAAAGAAGCGATTGATGCGTTTGTTTTTGAAGATAACGGACAGTTGTACATTTCGTGGAAGGCGTACGGGTTGGATAACAGACCCATCGAGTTGCTTTGCAGCAAGCTTTCAAATGATGGATTGCGTTTGGAAGGAAATCCTTTTATGTTGTTGAGAGACGACGACCATACCATGATGGAAGGACAAAGTATATTTAAAAAGGACGGATACTATTACTTATTATATGCGGTTAATGGCTGTTGTGGTCCCAAAAGCGATTATGCTGTATATGCAGCGCGATCAAAGGAGTTAATGGGGCCTTATGAAAAGTGTCCAGCTAATCCAATACTTGCCGGGGGAGATGGATTTTTGTCTTGCGGGCATGGAACAATGACTACAACACCCGACGGCCGTATGTTTTATATCTGTCACGCTTATCTTTCCGGAGCAGAATTTTATGGTGGACGTCAGCCTATTTTGGAAGAAATGAAGGTTGGTGTTGATGGGTGGATACACTTTTCTTCGGGGAATGTTCCGGCAAAAAAGCTTACGGTTCCCTTTTCCCAAACTGTGCAACAGCCTGTCTCCGACTTTGAAGATACCTTTGAAGGTAATAAGCTTGCTAACGAATGGACTTGGAATTACGCTATATCGGATGTGAAAGCCGAGATGAAAAATGGGAACCTGTTGCTGTCTGGTAAGTCAACGGCCGGTACTTCGGTTAGCTCCGCCTTATGTGTAAGACCTGTATCTCCGGATTATTCGATCGAAACACAAGTAATAAACCAAAATCAGAGTTTTAAAGGTCTTACATTTTACGGAGACGATAAGAACCTGATTGTTTATGGTTGTAAAGAAAATAAACTTGTACTAAAACAGGTTAAAGACGGTGCAGAAAGTACGGTAAGTGAGATTACGCTTCCTGCCGCAAAGTTATTCTTGAAAATGAAGGTTACCGAAGGTTGTCTTGCAACTTTTTTCTGGAGTAAAGACGGGTTTAACTGGAAATCCTTACCTGATACAATAAATTCCGCAGATTATAGCTATTTAGTAAGATGGGACAGAGTAGCTCGCCCAGGTCTTATCCATTACGGAGATTCAAAAGATCCTGCAAAGTTTTCATACTTCAAAATGAATGTAGATTCTCGTATATAA
- the rplM gene encoding 50S ribosomal protein L13 — protein MDTLSFKTISANKATVNKEWVIVDATGQSLGRICAKVAKLLRGKYKPNFTPHVDCGDNVIIVNADKVVLTGNKWNDRIYLRYTGYPGGQIASTPASLMKKGERRLFEKVVKGMLPKNRLGAKLLGNMYVYAGTEHKHEAQQPKTIDINSLK, from the coding sequence GTGGATACTTTAAGTTTTAAGACCATTTCTGCAAACAAAGCAACTGTAAACAAAGAATGGGTGATCGTTGACGCAACAGGTCAGTCTTTGGGTCGTATTTGCGCGAAAGTAGCAAAGCTTTTGCGTGGTAAATACAAACCCAACTTTACTCCTCACGTTGATTGTGGTGATAATGTAATTATTGTCAATGCAGACAAAGTCGTTCTAACTGGAAATAAGTGGAACGATCGTATTTATTTGAGATACACCGGATATCCGGGTGGACAAATTGCTTCAACTCCAGCTTCATTGATGAAGAAGGGTGAACGTCGTTTGTTTGAAAAAGTAGTGAAGGGTATGCTACCAAAGAATCGTCTTGGTGCTAAATTACTTGGCAACATGTATGTGTATGCAGGTACTGAGCATAAGCACGAAGCTCAACAGCCCAAAACAATTGATATAAACTCACTTAAATAA